ACGGGCCTTGGTTGTTCACGTGGCGCTTCGGGCATGAACCGGGAACTGGGGCGACGACAGACACGCCCGCTACCCCGGCAAGGACAATCTGCGGCCGGCAGGTGATCGAGATCGGCTCGATCGCATGAACTGTCTTGCCTGTCGCAGTAACGCAGTCAGTCCAAACGCGGGCCTTGAAAGGACGGGTACCTTGTCACACAGCAACAAGACGAAGGTCGTTGCGACCGTCGGACCGGCCTGCAGAGACCAAGCCACGCTGCGCGCCTTGATCGACGAGGGGGTCGACGTCTTCCGTGTCAATCTGTCGCATGGCAATTTGGAAGAGCACACCCAGACCGTCGCCGCCATTCGACGCGCTGCAGTGCAAAGCGGTGATGTGGTTGCGATCATGGGAGACCTCTGCGGCCCGAAGATTCGCGTGGGGCAGATTGCCGACGGAAGCTTCGACATTGCCGTTCGAGAGCTTCTTGCGATCGAGCCGGGCAGTTTTCCATGCACGCCCGGACGAATCTGTACAAGCTATGATCAATTGTGCGACGATGTCCAGTGCGGCGAGCGGGTTCTGATCGACGACGGCCAGATTCGGCTCCGGGCGGTGGCGAAACAAGGCGCGAAGCTGATCTGCGAATGCGAGGTCGGGGGGACCATTCGCACCCACAAGGGTGTCAACCTGCCGGATAGCCGACTCTCGCTTCCTGCCCTCACTCAGAAGGATCGAACGGACATCCAATGGGCGGCTCAGCAGGATCTTGACTACCTTGCCCTGTCGTTCGTTCGCTCCCCGAAGGACCTGGAGGAACTTCGAGCCGAGCTTACGAGGCACGAGAGCAACGCCCACGTCGTGTCAAAGATCGAGCGCCCCGAGGCGATCGAGCATCTTGACGAAATCATCAGCCTGTCGGATGCGTTGCTTGTTGCCCGAGGCGACCTGGGCGTCGAGATGGACGTCTCGAGGGTGCCATTGCTTCAGAAACAGATCACGCAGCGGTGTGCTCGTGCGGGCAAACCTGTCATTGTGGCCACGCAGATGCTCCAGAGCATGGTTGAATCACCCGTTCCCACGCGGGCCGAGGTGAGTGACGTCGCCAATGCCATCCTGGATGGCGCGGACGCGGTCATGCTTTCGGCGGAGACGTCGGTCGGCGGTTATCCGCTTGAGGCCGTTCGCGTGATTCGCAGCATCGCCGACCAGACCGAGGCGTATCTCGCCGGCCAGGCAGGAGACTCCGTCCCCCGTGTGGATCCCGAGGAGTTGCAGTTCGTATCCGCGGTGGTCCACGGGGCAAGCGTCCTCGCTCGCGAGTTAAACGTCCATGCGCTGGCCGTGTGGACCGACACGGGCACGACGGTTCGACTTCTGAGCAAACGCCGCATCCCGCAGATGATCGTCGGCCTCAGTCCTGATGCTCGCGTCTGTCGGCGCATGTCGCTTTATTACGGTGTTCGGCCTGCGCGTCTTGACCATCAGACACGACAGAAAGACATGATCAGGGACGTCGATGCCGTGCTGATCGATCGCGAGTTGGCGAAGACAAACGATATGATCATGATCGTCGCGGGCACCCATCTCCGCGAACCCGGCAGCACCAACGCAATGCTCATTCACCTGGTCGGGGCGTGTGATGCTTGTTCGCCGTCGGCGACTCGAGAAGCGGTCCGTGTGCCCGTAATGACAAGCTGAGCATCTGGAATGCCCGCCGGCCGGCGCTTCGGAGCGTCGGCCCGAGAGAGTTCGGCAGATACGGTTATCGGACAAACGAGAGCCGACCGGTCAACCAGGGAGACAGGCGGTCCAATAACAGGACAACGAGGAGCTATGTTCTCTGCAAGCAATGGAGCATTTCGAGCAACGCAGGCCACGATGAACTGGCCGAAGCATAAGAGCGAATCGTATATTTCAATGGCGCCGCATAGCCGTGTCCATCGCCGCAGGGGCGATCGCGTGACGTGCCGCCGGCGCGTGACGATCGCAGCAAGGAGATATCGGCTAGAACCAGCATAGTAATCCGTAGAGGGGTGTACCATGGACAGCAAGCCACAAACACTGACGGCCACCGTGGAAGGACGCTTCGGCATTGAGCGTACCGTCGTTCTGGTCCGCCAGCCCGACGGCCATTACGTCGAGGCGAATGAGACCCGGGAACTGCCGACCGACAGCGTAGAGGGAGGATCGTGCGGGAACCAACAGGCCCGATCGAGCAAGCCATCTGAACAGCCAAATGAGCACGATACCCACCAGAGACTTACCGCCAAGGTACAGGGCCAATTTGGAGAAGACCACGAAGTTGTTCTTGTTCGGCAGCCTGACGGCAAGTACAGGGAGCTGGCCGATCCGGCTCAAGCCCTGGTTCTCTGAGGCGGACCGCCCTTGGGGGTACCGCAACCCAAGCGCACTGCGAGCTGGAAACATGCGCGCAAGCCGCGCAGACGTCCGGCCGTAAGGTCTTGAACCGGGCTGTTGAGTCAATCATAGTGCCCATGACGGGCGGAGCCCGATCTACCTTGGCCGGGCGAGGTGTTTGTGAAGGAAGGCAAAGGTGCCCACCGCGTGAATCTCGTGCCGGCCGTCGAAGTACTCGATTTCCGTGAGGTCAGGGAGGCCCAACTTCGCGTAAAGCCGCCGGACCTTGGCATATTCGTATGAGACCCACTCGTCCATGCCAACGGGGTCGTCATGCCCTCGCTCAACCATGAAGGGCCGAGGGGCGATCAGGCCGGCCAGCTCGCCGTAGTTGAACGTGTTGCCCATGTCGAACTCATAGATCTCGTACTCGTACGTAAACATGTAGCTGTTGACGAGGTCGACCGAAGTGGTCTTGACGATCCACTCGTTGAAATCACCCGAGCAGATGCTCAGGCAGTATTCGGGCAACAGCGCCGGTACCCGCATGGCCGTCTTGCCGCCATAAGAGAGGCCATAGAAGGCGATGCGCTTCGGATCGACGAACGGTTGCTGTCCCAGCCAGAGGAGAATCTGCCGGTGCTGCGCGGTGATGAACGAGAACAGGGAAAGCTTAAGGGGGTTGGCCTTGCGTTGCAGAAGACGAAAGGCGTCTCCGCCGATGTAGGGGTTCTGCGGGGCGAAGACGATGTAACCGCGGTCGGCCAAGTCAGCGCCGAAGGCTTTGTAGGGCGATTTGATGGTCCGATCAACAACCTTGTTCGGCCGACCCTCCAGGCCGTGCTGGCACACGACAACCGGCCTTCGCTCGCCGGGCCGAATGTCCTTAGGAAGTAACAGTATTCCATATGCGAATACGTCGGGATAAACGTCCAGAACAACTTCATAGCCCGCCCACTTGTCGTTGTCGATGATCCGGCGGGAGCGAGGGTTGATGCTGTCGCCGGGCGCGGGGCATCGGCCAATGACCTCGTCCCACAAGTAGCGGCGATAGTACTCGCACGATTTCTGCCACTTCTCGAGCGAGGAGGCGTCGGCCTTCGACCAGAACTGACGGCGGCGCTCGCCGGATTCGCGGACGAGTCTCTGCGTAAAACCGACCAGTTGGCCAAACTGGCGAGCCTGGCGGGCATCAACATCGGCGTCTGCCCACTGCGAAGGGACAGGAGAAGGGCCGGCGGGCCTGAGGGGGCCTTGCCGCCCCACCAATGCAGCCAGAAAGGCCTGGAGGGCCGGTTCGGTACCCGGGCCAGCACGAGGGTCATCGGGGAAGACGAGCCTTATCTTGCCGGCCGCTTTGAGCTGCTCGTACACACCTTGGGCGCGATTGAACTCGTGTAGAACCGCCTCTCGCGGCGGGGTGACCAGTCTGCCGGACGAGGCTTGGCTGTGCCCATAGGGATCGGGTGGGGGACTGCCCACTTCGGGACCTCGGCCGGCCTCGATGACCAACGGCCGGGGAGCGACAAGGCTTGCGATCTCGGCATCGCCGAACTCGCGGAGCAGGTTCCACACGTTGCGATAGACCGGTTCAGCCCACACCTGCGCGCGAGATTGGAAGTAGCCGCTGACGCAGGCGGCATCGATTCGCCGGTCGATCGCCGCGGCATATAACGCGAGCAACCCGCCTTCGCCATAGCCGAAGACGCCGATGGGCAGCTTTCTGCCGGCCGCACCGCTGTGGAAGCAGTCCACGGCCGCGAGGACCTTCTGGACCTCGTATCCGATGATGTGCCGACCCATCTGGTAGGCCATCCGGTAGATGAACTCGCGATGGGGAATATTGGTCATGCGGATTGAAGGATTGCCCGACAGCCGACTGCCTCGATCGACAAGCGTGGGGACAAGCACCAGGCACCCATTTTCGGCCAAGCGCCGGGCATACTGGCAAGCGGGATCAACGCCCGGGGCAAGGCCTACGAGCATCTCGGGCGTCCAGTCGGCATCCGGCAAGGCGATGACGCGGGCAACCGGATTGCCTTTCGGTTGCAGGAGGAGGCCTTCGGCATCGACGCCGTCGAACACCGGCCAGCGTGCGCGGTCAATCGTGTAGTCTGCACTCCCACCCGCGCCGGATGGCTGAGTGGTCGTCGCGATCAATTGGAGGCCCGCGGGCTCCCGCCGAGGATCCACGACGCCGACGATTCTGGCGAACTCGGCTCGGTTCGGCTCGACCGACTTGAGGTAGGCCTCGGTCGAGCCAAAATCGCGATGCCAATACCGCTCGCGGTCGGCAACGGATGCTTCAGTCTGCCTCAGCAAATGCTTGTCGATGCCAGCAACCATCTTCATCGCCAGGTCGCCGGTTTCAACCAGCGGCGAAGCGTTCGGCAAGCGGCCCTCGTCCGCGTGAGCAGTGCCAACGGCTTCGACCGCCAGCAGAAGGCCGATTCCAATGCACGATATCGCTCCCCACTTGCGGGAGTTGCTGCGGTTCCCAAGAGCATGCATTCAAGGCCACTCCACCGGTCAGACCGTCTCCGGCACCACGTAGGGTTCGCGATACGTTCGTTTCAGATAGCCGTTCGCCTCCTCATCGTTGGTGAACTTCTCCTGCTTGCCGTCCCATTTCAGCCTGCGGCCGTCGCATCGATATGAAATGTTGCCGATCTGGCAAAGAATCGTGGAGAGATGACCTTCCTCGATGTCGGCATTCGGCCGCTTGCGAGATCGGATGCACTCGAAGAAGTTGTCCAGATGAGCGTAGTGCGGATGACGGTCGTTGGACTGGCTGATGATCTTCTCGGACTCGTCGAAGACCTGCCAGCCGCCACCGTGGCGCTCGAAGAACATGAGGCCCTTCTCGCCGTAGACCTCAATGCGCATCCCGTCGAAGGGCCAGTTGGGGTACGCATCGGTGTCCCGCGTGTTCCATTCCATCTTTTTCATGTACGGGGCCCAGAGGATGTTCTCGAAGACCATCGTCAGATTGTCGAAATCCCATGTGACCACTTGCGTATCGGGCGTCTCCTGGTCGTCGTTGAAGGAGAACCGGCCGCCGGTACCGCTGACGGCCGCAGGCGAATCCTGGCCGGCCAGCCAGCGAGCGATGTCGATCTGGTGGACGCCGTCGTTGATGATGTCGCCACCGGAGTAATCCCAGAACCAGTGCCAGGAATAGTGGAAGCGGTTGGGGTTGAAGTCCCGCTTGGGCGCCGGTCCGAGCCATTGGTCGTAATCCACGCCCGGCGGGGTTGGGGCGTCGGCCTTGTGCCCGATGCTCTCCCGCATCTTCATGTTCAAAACGTGGATGAGGTGCACCTTGCCGAGATTGCCGGAACGGATGTACTCCACGGCCTCACGTGTGTATCGACCGCTGCGCGTCTGGGTGCCGAGCTGGACGACACGGCCATACTTCCGGGCGGCCTCGACCATCTTGCGGCCTTCCCAGACGCTGTGGGATGCGGGCTTTTCGACATAGACATCCTTGCCGGCCTGGCAGGCATGGATCGTCGGCAGCGCGTGCCAGTGATCGGGCGTGCAGACGAACAAGGCGTGGACATTCTTGTCATCGAGAATCTCGCGGTAGTCCTTCACCGCCTTGGGGGCCTTGCCGGTAAGCTTTTCTGCCTGCTTGATCCCAGCAGCCAGACGACCCGCGTCGGGGTCGCACATATACGCGAAATCGAGGTTCTTGCGGGCGGCCATCTCCTTAACCAGGAAGTTGCCGCGTCCCCCGCAGCCCATGAAGCCGATGACGATCCTGTCGTCGGCCCCGGCGGCCCGTAATGGTGCCGGACGGGCCAACGAAGCCGCGGCGACCCCCGCGGCTGCGACGACCGAACGGTTCAGGAATTCCCTCCGACTCACGGGACTCCGTTTCATTTGTATCACTCCTCTCCATCACCTGGATGGTTTCAGCCCGGCTGATCTCAGATTGAATCGTTGCCTGCCTAGGCACTTCAGGGACGCATTGGCGTGCGAACCGTCGGTAGAATCCGCCGGATCTCAACCTCATCGGCCGCTGACCAAGCCGCCTCTACTTTGCCGGCCTTTGAGCAGCGCGCTCAGCGGGAGAGATGCGCAGCACAAAGGCA
The genomic region above belongs to Phycisphaerae bacterium and contains:
- a CDS encoding Gfo/Idh/MocA family oxidoreductase produces the protein MKRSPVSRREFLNRSVVAAAGVAAASLARPAPLRAAGADDRIVIGFMGCGGRGNFLVKEMAARKNLDFAYMCDPDAGRLAAGIKQAEKLTGKAPKAVKDYREILDDKNVHALFVCTPDHWHALPTIHACQAGKDVYVEKPASHSVWEGRKMVEAARKYGRVVQLGTQTRSGRYTREAVEYIRSGNLGKVHLIHVLNMKMRESIGHKADAPTPPGVDYDQWLGPAPKRDFNPNRFHYSWHWFWDYSGGDIINDGVHQIDIARWLAGQDSPAAVSGTGGRFSFNDDQETPDTQVVTWDFDNLTMVFENILWAPYMKKMEWNTRDTDAYPNWPFDGMRIEVYGEKGLMFFERHGGGWQVFDESEKIISQSNDRHPHYAHLDNFFECIRSRKRPNADIEEGHLSTILCQIGNISYRCDGRRLKWDGKQEKFTNDEEANGYLKRTYREPYVVPETV
- the pyk gene encoding pyruvate kinase is translated as MSHSNKTKVVATVGPACRDQATLRALIDEGVDVFRVNLSHGNLEEHTQTVAAIRRAAVQSGDVVAIMGDLCGPKIRVGQIADGSFDIAVRELLAIEPGSFPCTPGRICTSYDQLCDDVQCGERVLIDDGQIRLRAVAKQGAKLICECEVGGTIRTHKGVNLPDSRLSLPALTQKDRTDIQWAAQQDLDYLALSFVRSPKDLEELRAELTRHESNAHVVSKIERPEAIEHLDEIISLSDALLVARGDLGVEMDVSRVPLLQKQITQRCARAGKPVIVATQMLQSMVESPVPTRAEVSDVANAILDGADAVMLSAETSVGGYPLEAVRVIRSIADQTEAYLAGQAGDSVPRVDPEELQFVSAVVHGASVLARELNVHALAVWTDTGTTVRLLSKRRIPQMIVGLSPDARVCRRMSLYYGVRPARLDHQTRQKDMIRDVDAVLIDRELAKTNDMIMIVAGTHLREPGSTNAMLIHLVGACDACSPSATREAVRVPVMTS
- a CDS encoding dienelactone hydrolase family protein, with protein sequence MHALGNRSNSRKWGAISCIGIGLLLAVEAVGTAHADEGRLPNASPLVETGDLAMKMVAGIDKHLLRQTEASVADRERYWHRDFGSTEAYLKSVEPNRAEFARIVGVVDPRREPAGLQLIATTTQPSGAGGSADYTIDRARWPVFDGVDAEGLLLQPKGNPVARVIALPDADWTPEMLVGLAPGVDPACQYARRLAENGCLVLVPTLVDRGSRLSGNPSIRMTNIPHREFIYRMAYQMGRHIIGYEVQKVLAAVDCFHSGAAGRKLPIGVFGYGEGGLLALYAAAIDRRIDAACVSGYFQSRAQVWAEPVYRNVWNLLREFGDAEIASLVAPRPLVIEAGRGPEVGSPPPDPYGHSQASSGRLVTPPREAVLHEFNRAQGVYEQLKAAGKIRLVFPDDPRAGPGTEPALQAFLAALVGRQGPLRPAGPSPVPSQWADADVDARQARQFGQLVGFTQRLVRESGERRRQFWSKADASSLEKWQKSCEYYRRYLWDEVIGRCPAPGDSINPRSRRIIDNDKWAGYEVVLDVYPDVFAYGILLLPKDIRPGERRPVVVCQHGLEGRPNKVVDRTIKSPYKAFGADLADRGYIVFAPQNPYIGGDAFRLLQRKANPLKLSLFSFITAQHRQILLWLGQQPFVDPKRIAFYGLSYGGKTAMRVPALLPEYCLSICSGDFNEWIVKTTSVDLVNSYMFTYEYEIYEFDMGNTFNYGELAGLIAPRPFMVERGHDDPVGMDEWVSYEYAKVRRLYAKLGLPDLTEIEYFDGRHEIHAVGTFAFLHKHLARPR